In a single window of the Branchiostoma floridae strain S238N-H82 chromosome 2, Bfl_VNyyK, whole genome shotgun sequence genome:
- the LOC118410494 gene encoding uncharacterized protein LOC118410494, with translation MADASSNRSGGQHVIWTDQPESMWNSTEDELDTFLYPNSTANSSDMWDFDFPLPRFTDVTMAKIIIVVVTFVLSFIGNVTFLITSWRLRRNRRARPLQSLLVHLAIADLIVTLVTMPSLGIWFYTVAWLAGNGMCKLIKSLQVLGLYLSTYLTVAISIDRCISVVKPMCRNTAKRRRNMVAVCWILSTIFSIPQAVIFHVESPVPDFQQCVTFGFYTAKWQEQLYNGLVLVVMYPIPLLVILICSVLTFIRLKKEGQDKDTFRTRNPTRQRLLLKARNNTLRTTAGIMTSFILCWTPYFVTLVWILFFNWQTVSPVVFDVLFLFGIFNSCVNPIVYGLSMFKKTTARPTLSLIEFSSPFLTRSERRSASVNSRISRTYSHVSLSTRRSWQPSSESTTSSRPNALNNQHSHSASHLMTGLPCRYGVSRQVRGGSQQKYLHPNTTTSPGPSTRSPKEASWHLKRATLTHAHSSPSLLTSMEKSERPNRRQSEALAVPTLPTICLTPPSESRNTAFFSAALCLLHDEYANSPTQPPVADIPYQPTAVNQQGDQHYLSRRLSVALPMIPPTPDTPGSWETSSWQFVGKISCSLCRYDSSSPSASYPDRGECVTGRPQVNARRCISLGNTDSKVNPKITERLNAEVVQKMRNSVQETKISEYDLSFEVASFRPPLHRLSVQESCVQSSGRMASGASIVGSEGSIQSSLESPLHSPASSVTSIDFRHRLSLCSFREGRIPSDLHTALRPKHYSDDNLKLSCRKRKAKRRVSFKTVHFLAEPTVSDSSVPSEGSNSSTPDDHQEPTRARNTSNHRTVSADIKWHVGCQLTRKTSSTLP, from the exons ATGGCTGATGCTAGCAGCAATCGGTCTGGTGGTCAGCATGTCATCTGGACAGACCAGCCAGAGTCTATGTGGAACAGTACAGAAGATGAGCTGGACACCTTTCTCTACCCCAACTCCACCGCCAACTCGAGCGACATGTGGGACTTCGACTTCCCCCTGCCACGCTTCACCGACGTCACCATGGCTAAGATCATCATCGTGGTCGTGACGTTCGTCCTCTCGTTCATCGGTAACGTCACGTTCCTCATCACGTCGTGGCGCCTGAGACGGAACAGACGAGCGCGGCCCCTGCAGAGCCTGCTGGTGCACCTGGCCATCGCTGACCTGATCGTGACCTTGGTCACCATGCCGTCCCTGGGGATCTGGTTCTACACCGTGGCCTGGCTGGCGGGAAACGGCATGTGCAAACTCATCAAAAGCCTACAG GTGCTGGGGTTGTATTTGTCCACCTATCTCACCGTGGCCATCAGCATAGACCGCTGTATCTCTGTGGTAAAACCAATGTGCAGAAACACCGCCAAGCGGCGCAGAAACATGGTCGCAGTCTGCTGGATCCTCAGCACTATCTTCAGCATTCCGCAG gctGTGATATTCCACGTGGAAAGCCCGGTGCCAGACTTTCAGCAGTGCGTCACGTTTGGTTTCTACACGGCCAAGTGGCAGGAACAGTTGTACAACGGCCTCGTCCTGGTGGTCATGTACCCCATCCCGCTTCTTGTCATCCTGATCTGTAGCGTCCTAACCTTCATACGCCTCAAGAAGGAGGGACAAGATAAAG ACACTTTCCGGACCAGAAATCCGACACGCCAGCGACTTCTGCTGAAGGCCCGTAACAACACCCTGCGCACGACTGCCGGGATTATGACCAGTTTCATCCTCTGTTGGACACCATACTTCGTCACTCTGGTCTGGATCCTCTTCTTCAACTGGCAAACCGTGTCTCCCGTCGTCTTTGACGTCCTGTTCCTCTTCGGTATCTTTAACTCCTGTGTCAACCCTATAGTGTATGGTCTCAGTATGTTCAAGAAGACCACGGCCCGTCCAACCCTTTCTCTCATCGAGTTTTCCAGTCCGTTTCTGACTAGGTCGGAGCGACGTTCGGCCTCCGTGAACAGTAGAATCTCAAGAACATATTCCCACGTGTCTTTGTCCACAAGACGGTCGTGGCAGCCATCCAGCGAGTCTACCACATCATCCCGTCCTAACGCACTGAACAATCAGCACAGCCACAGCGCATCCCATTTGATGACAGGTCTCCCCTGTAGGTATGGGGTCTCTAGACAAGTCCGTGGAGGTAGTCAACAGAAATATCTACATCCCAACACAACGACGTCTCCTGGACCGTCAACAAGGTCGCCAAAGGAGGCATCTTGGCATTTGAAGAGAGCGACACTCACCCACGCCCACTCGTCTCCCTCTCTACTCACTTCAATGGAGAAGAGTGAACGGCCCAATCGGAGACAATCTGAAGCATTGGCTGTGCCGACATTGCCGACAATCTGCCTCACACCTCCATCAGAAAGCAGAAACACCGCTTTCTTCAGCGCCGCACTCTGCCTACTTCACGACGAGTATGCAAACTCACCCACACAACCGCCGGTTGCCGACATTCCATACCAACCAACTGCGGTAAACCAGCAGGGTGACCAACACTATCTGTCCAGACGACTCTCTGTAGCGTTGCCTATGATACCTCCAACACCTGACACACCAGGCAGCTGGGAGACATCATCATGGCAGTTCGTCGGAAAGATCTCGTGCTCGCTATGTCGGTATGACTCGAGTTCTCCCAGTGCGAGTTATCCAGATAGAGGCGAGTGTGTTACCGGTAGACCACAAGTCAACGCAAGACGTTGTATCTCTTTGGGGAACACTGACTCAAAGGTCAATCCCAAAATTACAGAGAGACTCAACGCTGAAGTAGTACAGAAAATGAGGAACAGTGTACAAGAAACAAAGATCAGTGAATATGATTTGTCTTTCGAAGTAGCGTCTTTCCGTCCTCCACTGCACCGACTGTCGGTCCAGGAGTCTTGTGTCCAGTCATCGGGCAGAATGGCCAGTGGAGCGTCCATTGTGGGTTCAGAGGGTAGCATTCAATCTTCTCTTGAAAGCCCTCTGCACTCACCCGCGAGTTCCGTCACTTCAATAGACTTCAGACACAGACTGTCATTGTGCTCCTTCAGAGAGGGACGAATTCCCTCAGATCTTCACACTGCACTTCGTCCCAAGCATTACAGCGACGACAACCTGAAGCTGTCGTGCCGTAAAAGGAAAGCGAAACGAAGAGTGTCATTTAAGACTGTCCATTTCTTGGCGGAACCGACCGTTTCCGACTCCTCGGTGCCGTCCGAAGGGTCAAACTCATCAACCCCGGACGATCACCAAGAGCCGACCCGGGCCAGGAACACGTCCAACCACCGGACCGTCTCGGCTGACATAAAATGGCATGTAGGGTGTCAGCTGACACGGAAGACATCGTCCACGTTACCTTGA